The following nucleotide sequence is from Syntrophorhabdaceae bacterium.
ATGCGTGCTTCCGTATCGGCTACCTGTTTTATAAAGACTATGATGTTCACGTGTCTCGCCTCCTTACTCGCCCATTTTTTAAAAACATTTTTGCGCCGGTGTCAACACAAAACTGTCCTGTGTACGTGGGCGGGCCATACCGTATACGGTATACTGTATGGGAAGCACTGGGCTTTGTCAAGGGAAAATCATTACCCTTCCTTTATCGAATCCCCTCGATTTCGCTCGGTTAAGAGGTTTTGATGACAAAATATAGTAAATAAATCCTTGACAATAAGGTATAATGTTATATATCCTTCAGTACAGTATACGGTATACTATTATGTAATGTCCTGGCGCGAAGGTCAATTCGGAGAGCCTGCCGGCATACCGGTTTCCCGCCCGCGCCGGATAAAAAGCGAATAGGAAGGAAGGCCGAACGGACATGTATGAAGGTATAGTGGAATTGCTCGCACAAAACGGCGCGAGGCTTATATATACCACGAGCAGGCCCGTCGGGTCCGCCCTTGACGCCCTGGCCGGAGAGTACCCATCCCTCCACGGCGAGGTTTCAACCAATGAAAAAATAGGTTTCGAGCTTGCCCTCACCGGCGCGGTTGCCGCAAAGAGAACGGCGTGCATATTTACCACGGACGGGTTATACAAGGCCCTCGATCCCCTCATGACGTCCGCCTACACAGGGGTGATCGGCGGCTTCCTCGTCGTGTGCATCCGCGAAATCGATGAAGAGGTTACCCCTCTGGGCCCCTTCTCGAAAATCCCCGTGATGGTGGTGGAGAGTCCCGAGGCCCTTGCCCGTGCGGTCGCTTTTGCGTATGACGCGTCGGAACGGCACCAGATGCCCTTCATCATCCAGGCAACCCCCGAATGTGATCCGGGTGCAGCCGGGAGAAAGGCGCGCAACGGGACCGGGGAAGCTCCCGTATCGAAACCCGCCGGGCCTTCGGCCGGCACTGCGCAATTTTCGAAAGATCCCTCGAGGTGGGCTGCCCTGCCGCAGTCGAGATACCGGCTCCACGGGGAGCTCAATGAAAAGATAGAGCGCATAAGGCGGGAATTTGAGAATTACGCCGGTAATTCAATAACCCGGAACGGCAAAACCGGTCTCATCACCGACCGGACGGCCCTTTCCGATCTTTATGAAGATGAGACGAGCATATTCCACGTGGAAACTGTTTTCCCCTTGCCCACAGAAGCCGCAAACCGGTTCATCGACGAGATGGACGAGGTCTTTGTCTCCGATGGACCTTACCCGTCCATAGAGATGCAACTCCGGGACAGGAGCAAGGTCGCGAGGGAGCCGGTCTCGGGGGGACGCAAGAAAACGAAGAAAGATGAGACCATGTTTGGTTTTCTGGTCGTGAGGGATAAACTGGGACCCGCTTCGGCCATCAATATGGCCCACGGCATGGTGAAACAGCAGCCGGACCTGAAGGTGCTCGCCATTACCTTTGAAGATCATTTCTTTCACTCGGGCATGCCCTCTCTTGTCAACTCCATTTATAACGGATCATCCTACGTTCTTCTCATCCTGACCCATGAAAGGGAAGGTGAGATCAAGCGCCTCCTCGGGGGATGGGGTTTCAAGAACTGTTTTTCCATAAGCGGGCCGCAGGAAGTGGAGCAATATAAAGACGCGCCCACCCTGACGGTGCTTCTGTGCAAGGGGATCATATGAACTATCAGATTGTCTGCGCGGGAATAGGCGGCAGGGGCGTGCTCCTCGCATCCACCGTCCTTATAGAGACTGCTATTCATTCGGGCTACCATGCGCTCGCCTCCGACGAGTACGGCATGAGCCAGAGGGGCGGATCCGTAGTATCCCTCATTAAAATCGGCGAATTCAAAAGTCCCCTGGTGGGCCGTGAAAGCGCCGACATCCTGCTGGCCTTTGAAGAGAGCGAATTTTACAGGAACCTTCCTTTCCTGAAAAAGGGAGGTCTCGGGGTCGTCAATTCCCGAAACAGCGCGCTCCCCGAGGCAATTCTCGGCCTCCTCACGGAAAGAGAGATAGGTCATTTTCTCATCGATGCGGACGGTATCGCGACGGATGCCGGGACGATTCAGGCCTCGAACATGGCCCTTCTCGGCTTTTTCTCCCATCTTTCCGTCGGCCCTTATACTTACGGCAATGTGAGAGATACCATCGAAACGAGGACGAAGGGTAAATTTGTGGCCAAGAACCTCGCCGTATTTGACGCAGGATATAATCACGCGAAGGACTCGTCCATATAGATGATTCTGATTTATGCCGGCACCACGCGGCAGGGGCCCCTGGGGCTCGTAAGGGAGGCACGGATGAAGGCGGTTCAAAAGGAAGTTATGATAGGCAATTGGGGCATTGCCCGCGGTCTCGTGGAGGCGGGCTTGGAGCTGGCCGCTGCCTATCCAGGCACCCCCAGTTCCGAGATCATACCCGGTATTGTTGAATTCAATAAACGGGATAAGGGCTCCATCCATGCCGAGTGGGCGACGAACGAGCGCTGTGCCTTCGAAGTC
It contains:
- a CDS encoding 2-oxoacid:acceptor oxidoreductase family protein — encoded protein: MNYQIVCAGIGGRGVLLASTVLIETAIHSGYHALASDEYGMSQRGGSVVSLIKIGEFKSPLVGRESADILLAFEESEFYRNLPFLKKGGLGVVNSRNSALPEAILGLLTEREIGHFLIDADGIATDAGTIQASNMALLGFFSHLSVGPYTYGNVRDTIETRTKGKFVAKNLAVFDAGYNHAKDSSI